The DNA sequence TTTTAACTGTTTTAAAGCAGAACGTTTAAATTCAATTTCCATATTAATCATCTAAATAAGAATCGAGTTCATCTAATGAAGTAAAACACACCCCTTCACCTTTTTCAAACTCTTTATCTGCTTCAATTAAATCTTTAATTTCTTGGTATTCTTCATAATCATCTAAAACTTTTGTAATTATATCATTAAATGAATCATTTTTATGGCCTATGTCTGCTAGTCTTTCATGATTTAATAAACTGACTCTAATAGCTTTTGTTTGCATAAATTATCACCTATAATATATAATTTATTTTTAAACTATATAAACTCTATCAACATAGTATATAAAGTTAATATTATCAACAAAATCAACAAGTTAAGTTAATATTAAAAATTTACTTTAATAAAAATTAAATTTAAAAAATAGAATAAAAAATTAAATAATTAACTATATCAAAATTCCCCCTTAGATTTAAAAAATTATAATAAGAATGATACCATATATAACCATTAACATTTATAAACATATGAGTTTTGTTCGATACCATAATAACTAATTAAATTAGTTAAAAATTTCTAAAATTAAATTAATCAATGATAAAATGACTTTAAAATATTTCCATAATTTAGCATATGATGAAATAGGAGAAGAAAATAATGAAATCATTCTATTTTTACATAGTAAATTATTAGGTAAATGGATTTGGAAAAAGCAAAAAGAAGATTATAAAAAATATTTTAATGGTTTTCATTGCATCTTCCTTGATTTACCAAATCATGGAGATAGTAAATCTGAAGGAGACTTTTCTATAAAAAAAGCATCTATGGAAATCAAGGAATTTGTAAAAGATTTAATTGAAACTAAAAGGAAGAAAACTCTCAAAAGAAATAAAATTAATTTAGTAGCTTCAGGTCTTGGGGCATCAATATCTATTGAAATAATTAATAAAAATCCTCACTTAATCAATAATTTAATATTTTCTGGACTTGAAATAGCAAACTTTAAAGAAAGTAAATCAAATAGCGTTATTAATCGATTAGCTAAAACACAATCTGAATATTTAAATGAAAAACCAGATACCTTTATAATAAAAGCATATTTAAGACATTATGGAATATCAAAAGAATATTTTGATGATGTTGAAAAAATTCTAGAGAGATCTATTAAAGAAGAAGAAAAAATAGCCTTTGAATCATTAAATTATACAATCCCTAAGAGTTTAATTGATAATAAAAGACTTTTAGAAAAAGAAAATATGCTAATCATTTTTGCAAATAAAGAAGATTTAAATTGTACACAATCTGCAATTGGGCTAAAAAGCTTATTTAAAAATGCAAAATTAATAGAAATTGATAAAGGAAAGCACCTTTGGAATATAATTGATAATGAATTATTTAACACTATAATTGCTAATTTTATTAAATTTAATTATATTGAAAAAAATTCTAAAATAAATATTTTAGAATAAAACTTAAGCCCTATTAAAAAAATTCTAAAATAGATATTTTAGAATAAATCCTAAAATTTTTTCATAAATAAATTTTATTAATACTTAAAGAAATTAACTAATGCATTTTAAACTAAATTTAAGTAAAATATATTTTAAAAAAAATAAAATAAACTTTAATTAAAGCTTTAAATTAAAAAATAAAACTGCAAAGTTTATAAATAATTAAAATAAAAGTATTAATTAGTTATAAATAATATTGAAATTATTTTATAAAGAGATAGTTTTAATAAATATTTTTAATTAAGATTTAAAGTTTTAAAAAAATCAAGAATTATGATTTTGTATTATTAATATAATATCAAATTTTAGATAATTTAAAATCCATAATCTTTTTTAAAACACATAGTGAAAGGGAAACTATGAAATTAGGAATTATTGGATACGGAAATATAGGTTCAATGATAGTAAATAATATACTAAAACTTAATTTGCTATTAGATGACGAGGAATTGATTGTTTCAAATAGACACCTTAATAAATTTGAAGGTTTAATTAAGGAATATCCTAAAGAAAATCTAAACATTAGTTCAGACAATGAAGAAATTGCAAAACAATGCGAAAAAATCATTATTTCCGTTGAAACCCCCCAATTTAAAGAAGTTCTAGAAGAGATTAAGCCTTTTATTAATGAAAAAACTCATATCATATACACCTGTGCAGGACTTAATTTTAACCATATTAAACCATTTTACGATGGAAAATTAACTTTAGTTATTCCTACTTTAGCTTCAACTGTTACTTCCAATAACTCAATAAGTTCACTATCAAGAAGAAAAGGAATAACTCTTATAAAACATAACAATAAAGTAGATTTACAAGAAAAACTCTTTGTTGAAGACTTATTTAATGAATTTAGTTTTGTTAAAGAAATTCAAAATTTTGAAGATTTTAACGATAACAATACTTTTTCTATAAAAGATGCAGAATTAGAAATAAACACTATTTTAACAAGCTGCGGACCTGCTTTTATTGCAGTAATGATTGAAAATCTTGCTAAAATCACTAGTGAAATGACGAATATTAGTAAAAAAGAAGCAGATGAAATGATTTTGAAAACAGTCATAGGTACTGCAATATTAAAAGATAATCAAGAATTATCTAACAGAGACATTATTAATAAAGTAGCTACTAAAAAGGGAATAACTCAAGAAGGAGTTAATTTATTAGATAAAAAACTTACTAAAATA is a window from the Methanobrevibacter olleyae genome containing:
- a CDS encoding pyrroline-5-carboxylate reductase family protein produces the protein MKLGIIGYGNIGSMIVNNILKLNLLLDDEELIVSNRHLNKFEGLIKEYPKENLNISSDNEEIAKQCEKIIISVETPQFKEVLEEIKPFINEKTHIIYTCAGLNFNHIKPFYDGKLTLVIPTLASTVTSNNSISSLSRRKGITLIKHNNKVDLQEKLFVEDLFNEFSFVKEIQNFEDFNDNNTFSIKDAELEINTILTSCGPAFIAVMIENLAKITSEMTNISKKEADEMILKTVIGTAILKDNQELSNRDIINKVATKKGITQEGVNLLDKKLTKINRELIKTLLNRYEEVNNEMNKTYLKK
- a CDS encoding alpha/beta fold hydrolase → MTLKYFHNLAYDEIGEENNEIILFLHSKLLGKWIWKKQKEDYKKYFNGFHCIFLDLPNHGDSKSEGDFSIKKASMEIKEFVKDLIETKRKKTLKRNKINLVASGLGASISIEIINKNPHLINNLIFSGLEIANFKESKSNSVINRLAKTQSEYLNEKPDTFIIKAYLRHYGISKEYFDDVEKILERSIKEEEKIAFESLNYTIPKSLIDNKRLLEKENMLIIFANKEDLNCTQSAIGLKSLFKNAKLIEIDKGKHLWNIIDNELFNTIIANFIKFNYIEKNSKINILE